GCCACCGCGGGAACCTGTCTCCGTTCCAAATCGCCTCCTCCTTGCGGCCCGGCCTCTCCGAGCACCTGTTTACCCCGCCCCCTATCATCCTCGACCTCGTTGAACCTGAAACCGGTGAGTACCATGTCCCTTGTCCCCCCACAATACGCTTGACATACCATCGTCCGTAAGCCTATAATCCCGCCGTATCGATTCCTTACCCCGACGGCGAGCGATTTCCATCTTTCATGAAGCGGCCGAAGTTCCATACCCGCGCTGCGCGGGGCACGGCGCCCGTAGATGACGATACGGGCGCGTTATCGGTCCCCATCTATCAAACGGCTTCCTTCGCCTTCCCCTTCGGCGACGCCGGGCGGGCGCTGGTCGCCGGCGAAACCGAGGGCTACTTCTACAGCCGCTTCGCCAATCCCGCCACCGCGGTTTTCGAACGGGACGTAGCGGCCTTGGAGGGTGCGGAGGCGGCGCTGGCCTTCAACTCCGGGATGGCCGCCATCGCGACCACGATCCTGGCGCACGTGGGCGCCGGCGACCACCTCGTCACCCAACGCCAGCTCTACGGCGGAACCGCCATTTTCTTCGCCGAACAGCTGCCCCGCTTCGGCGTCGAGCTGACCTACCTTGAGCACCCCGACGGGTCGGCGGTCACCGCGGCAATCCGCCCCGCGACCAAGCTCGTCTACCTGGAGACGCCGTCCAACCCCCTGTTGAACGTGGTGGATATCGAGGATACGTCGCGCGCCGCGGCTCGAGCCGGCGTCCCGACGGTCTTCGACAACACCTTCGCGACGCCGTACCTCCAACGGCCGCTCGAGCTGGGCGCGACGTTCGTCGTCCACTCGGCCACGAAATACTTCGGCGGCCACGACGTAATCGCCGGCGTGCTGGCGGGGCCGGCGGACCGGCTCCACGAAATAAGGAAAACGCTCTACAAGGACCTGGGCGTCGCGCCGGCGCCGGCGACGTCGTACCAATTCATCCGCGGCCTTAAAACCATGCCGCTGCGGATGGACCGCCATTGCGCCAACGCCCAGGCGATAGCAGAATTCCTCGCGACCCACGGAAAAGTCCAGAAAGTATACTACCCCGGCCTGCCGTGCCACCCGGGCCACGAACTCGCCCGGCGCCAGATGAGTAAGTTCGGCGGCATTTTGGCGTTCGAGCTCGCCGACGGGGAGGCGGCGCGGCGGTTCCTCGGGGCGCTCGAGCTGTGCATCTTCGCCGTCAGCCTGGGCGACCCGCTCACGCTGGTACAACATCCGCCGGGCGTGACCCACGGCGTCTTCGAAGCGGAGCGAGCCTCCGGCGCCGGCATGGCGCCCGGCTTCGTAAGGATATCGGCCGGCTTGGAAGACGCGGAAGACGTTATCGCCGATCTGGCCCAAGCCCTGGACAAAGCGTGATCGTAAGAAGCGAGGTAGATATGCGTCGTCTCGCAAAGGCCTTGGCGTTATGCAGCACCTTGCCCCTGGTCGCCGGTTGCATTTCGTACAACCAGCACACCACCTTCGAAAGCGACGGTTCCGGCCGTATAGTACTGGATACGTGGGTCCGCTACTTCGGCGACGAAGAAGGAGACCAAACCGCGGGGGAAAACGTAACGCCCGAGGCCAGCGACGAACTGGACCCCGCTTTCGCCGGCTTGAAGGGCGTAACGGTCGAGGAAAATTGGGCCAAGGTCGAGGGCGAGGGAGACGACCGCCGCGAACACACTCATATCGTCCTCGGCTTCGACAAAGTCGAAAGGTTTAGCGGCCACGGCGTCTTCAAAAACCAGGAATTGACGTTCCAAAAGGACGGCAACGAATTCCTATTTAAGCAGGTTATCCTTAATGAACGAGAGGAAGAACCGGAAGAGTCCACGAAGGAAAGCGAAGAGCTAGCTCGCACCCTTTTCGAAGGTTACACGTTTACGTACACGGTGGTCATGCCGGGCCGCGTCGTCGACACCACCGGGACCGTGGGCGACGACGGCCGGACGGTAACGTGGGAATGGCCGCTTTACGATTTCGCCAACCTGGAGGAAGTTATAATGACGGCTGCGTCGCTAAAGGAGTGATGCCCGCCGCGGACGGAAATTGCGGTTGACAGGTGAGGCGTCCGTTGTTAGAATCGCGCTAGTCGGGAGCGCCACGGCGCGATAGCGGGGCCGAGGCGCGTAAAGTACATTAACGCTCCAAAACGTTTTCATAAATTAGGAGGAAATTTTTATGCGTTTCAAAATCGCGGGCCTCGCGGCCCTCGCGGTAGCTCTGGTCATAGTAGCCGGCTGCATAAACTACGACCAGGAGCTTACGCTAAATACCGACGGTTCGGGGACGATAAAAATTAGGTACGACCGGACGGGCGGAAGCACCGGCGAAGAAAAAGAAGGGGAAGGCAGCCTCGACTTGAGCGCCGCGCCCAAGCTATCGTTCACCGAGAAAGAGATTATGGCGGAATACGAGGGCGCGCCCGTCACGGTCCGCGACATCGAAATCGGCGAAACGGACGCCGGCGTCCCCGAGGCCACCTACTACATCGACTTCAACAACATCACGGACCTGAACGGCCGCGGCGTCTTCGCCCTCGAGGGCGAGAAGCTCAAACAAACGTTCTCCCTCGACACGGCGGGCGACACGCAGGTCTTTAAGCAACTCGTCCAACTAAAAATGGACATCGAGGACCCGTCCCAACTTTCCGATTATAAATTCAACTATATTTTGAACGCCCCCGCCGAGGTCGTCGAAAACAACGGCACCGCTACCGGCAATACCGTCAAATGGGAATACTCCCTGGATAAACTCATCAATACCGACACCGAGATGACGGCGACCTACAAAGCGGCCGCGCCGGGTGCCGGCGGCAAAATCGCCGTTATTATCGGCATCATCCTCTGCGTCATAATAGTAATCGTTATAATCATCGTAATCATCGTACTGCTGACCAAAAAGAAGAAGAAGCCTGCGGGGCCGGCACCGACGCCGACGCCGCCCTCCGAACCTGAACAACCCTCCGCTTAACCCTCAACTCACGCGGGTAAATGGAAACCAGGGGCGGCCGCAAGGCCGCCCTTTACACCCGTTACGACCCGTATTGAGACGGCAACCCGACCGCCGCCGGACGGGAAAGGTTTGATGGCGCGACAAAGCAAATTAATCGATATGCTCGTTAACGAGCTGACCAAGATGCCGGGCGTCGGCCGCAAAACCGCCCAACGGCTGACTTTCTTCCTCCTGAAAGCCCCCGAAGGGTACGTCGAAAACTTGGCTCGACTTCTCAACGAAGTCAGAGAGCACGTAAACCCGTGCCGGGAATGCGGCAACCTGACCGAGGGGGAACGTTGCAACGTATGCGCCGACGACACCCGCAACCGCCGCCTTATATGCGTCGTGGAGGAACCGTCCCATATCAACCTCGTCGAGCGCACCGGCGAATTCAATGGCGTTTACCACGTCCTTATGGGTGTTATATCGCCGTTGGAAGGCATAGGCCCCGACCAACTGCGGATGGCGGAACTCGTGAGCCGGACCCAGAGCCACCAGGCCGTCGAGGTGATAGTCGCGACCGACCCCGACGTCGAAGGCGATACCACGGCCTACTACATCGCCAAGCTGCTGTCACCGCTGGACGTCAAAGTCACGCGTATCGCCCGGGGTCTGCCCGTGGGCGGCGACCTCGACTTCGCCGACGAAGTTACGCTGGCGAAGGCTATCGCCGGGCGGCAGGAAATAGGAAAATAACCTAACCTTGCGCCAAACGGGTACTAAGCAAAAAACCGGGCGTCGCCGCCCGGCTCGTTCGTCTCGGTTTCACTCTATCTGAATAACGCCTTAACGCGACCCAACGACCTGGGCTCGACGGCCACGCCCCTTAAATCGACTTTCCACAAACGGCCATCGTTCGCCAGCGTGCTGACCCACAGGTACCTACCGTCGTACGCCGCCCCCCAGGGTTCGTCGGCGGGCGTCGCGAACGAACCGGCCACGGTACCGCTCACCGGTTCGAAACCGACGACCCGATAGTTTTTCGTAACGTCGTCGTACTCCGGCCCCCAAAGGTTCGCCCCGTCCCAGGCAAGGTCGTATAGCTCGTAAAGAGCCGAGTACGATTTTACTAAGCGGCCGTCGATACGCATTTGGTAGTACGGGTGGGACCACTGACTACCCTTCTCCGTGCCCCATAAATGGAAGCCGGACCACGTAAGACCCTGGCCGAAGTTCCAGCTCGCCTTAAAAGAGGAGACTACGCCGCCGCCCCATTCGAACCGGTGAATATAGTCGGTCGCCTTGTTCCCGACCCAGAAGTATTTACCGTCGTACGCCAAACCGGCGGTATCGGGGCCGGCCTTCGCGAACTTGAAAGAACCGAGCACCTTCCCGTTGCCGGGGCCGACCTTCCAAATCAGGTACGGAGCCGTTTGGCAAAAGCAGTAGGCGTTGCCGTTCGCCCAGGTGAGCGCGACGGGTTTCGGCGCAGGCGCGGGGAAGGAAGCTACTATCTCGCCGAAGCGGCCTGAAGCGGTAGCGGCCGTCAACGCGCATACCGTCGCGGCTAAAAATACTAAACGCACAGCTATTCTCATATCTCCACCTTGTCTATCGGTAACGGTTTTAATATAAAGGTTTCACCCGAAATAATCAAGGGAAAAGGGGTTCGTCGCCCCGCCGGCTTTCGACCCGGAACGCCGATAAGCTTTTATAAAAAACGTTTTCTACCTAAACCGACTTTATGTTATAATATTAAAAAGAGTAGAAGCGGCCGAACTAAATTACTTTACCGGATAGCGTTATAAAATACCCTCCAAACGTAAAATTATACGGTTACCCAAGCCGATCAGCGGCGTCGCGGAAAGGCCGAGTCCGCACACCGGTCGCTTTTATACCCTTTCGCGCGACGTCGAACGTAAAATTTAAACCTAGCGAGGTGATACGAATTGCCGGATAAAATCGTCGAAATCCGGTGGCACGGCCGCGGCGGCCAGGGCGTTAAAACCGCTGCGATGTTGTTCGCCGAGGCGGCGTACGAGGGCGGTAAATACGTCCAAGGTTTTTCCGATTACGGGCCCGAGCGCTCGGGCGCGCCGATTCAAGGCTTTACTCGCCTCAGCGACGGCCGCATCTACCTCCACAACTTCATCACGGAACCGGACGTAGTCGTAGTATTGGACCCATCCCTCTTGGGGACCGTCGCCGTGACCGAGGGGTTGAAAAAAGGCGGCAAAGTCCTAGTAAATTCTTCCCACGACCCCGCCGAGCTCGCCGCCCAATTAGGGGTAGACAAAGAGCAAGTGTTCGTCGTGGACGCCAAGAAAATCTCGCTCGAGACGATGGGTCGCGACATGCCCAACTCGCCGATGATGGGCGCCTTGGTAAAAGTCGTCGGCCTGGTCGAATTGCCCTGGGTCAACGAAACGTTCGAAAAGAAGTTCGGCGCGAAATCCGAGAAAATCGTGGCCGATAACGTCGCCGCGGTAAAGAGGGCGTACGACGAGGTGCGCGGCGCCGCCAGTTAATAACCGGAGGCAACGTAAAGATGGAGAAAAAGAAAGGCTGGAAAGAAGTACCGCTGGGCGGCTTGATCACGGAGGCCGGCAACGCCGACGAGTACGAGACCGGCTCGTGGCGAACGTTTAAGCCGGTATTGAATCCGGAAGCTTGTAACAACTGCCTTATTTGTTGGATTTTCTGCCCGGACACGTCGATCCGTATCGAGGACGAGAAAATGGTCGGCTTCGATTACGTTCACTGTAAAGGTTGCGGCATTTGCGCCGCCGAGTGTCCGAAAAAAGCCATCGAGATGGTACTAGACGAACAGAAATAGGAGACCGCTGTGGGCAAAACACCCGTTCGACAAATAAAAATGCCGCTCACGGGCAACGACGCGAGCGCGTTCGCTATGAAACAGGTCAACCCCGACGTCGTAGCCGCTTACCCTATTACGCCGCAGACCGAACTTATGCAGACGTTCGCGCAATACGTCGCCGACGGCGACGTCGATACCGCGCTCATAACGGTCGAGAGCGAGCACTCCGCCATGAGCGCCTGCATCGGCGCCGCGGCCGCGGGCGCCCGCACCATGACGGCCACCTCGGCCAACGGCTTCGCGCTGATGTGGGAAGTCCTCTACATCGCCGCCTCGTTGCGCCTCCCCATCACCATGGCGGTCGTGAACCGCGCCCTGTCCGGGCCCATCAACATCCACTGCGACCACTCCGACTCCATGGGCGGCCGGGACGCGGGTTGGATACAAATATACGCCGAAAACCCGCAAGAGGCGTACGACCTGTGGCTTATCGGCATAAAGGCCGCGGAGAACCACGACGTCCTTCTGCCGGCGATGGTTATGTACGACGGCTTCATCATTAGCCACACCATGGAAGTCGTGGAGACGCTCACCGAAGACGTGATCAGGGATTACATCGGCCCCTACAAACCGGCGTACGCCTTGCTCCTGGACGAGAAACCGTTCACCGTCGGGCCGTTGGACTTCCACGATTATTACTTCGAGCACAAGCGCCAGGAGCTCGAGGGTATGGAACAGGCGCCCGCGGCGCTCGCCGCCGCCGCGGCCGAGTACGAAAAGCTCTCCGGCCGCCGCTACGGCCCGGTCGAAACGTACCGAGCCGACGACGCCGACGTCATAATGGTGGCGCTCGGGTCCACCGCCGGGACGGCGCGCTACGTCGTGGACGTACTGCGCGAGCAGGGCAAATCCGTCGGCCTTATGAAGCTGAGGACCTTCCGCCCGTTCCCCCACCGCGAAGTCGCCGACGCCCTCGGCAAGACGAAATGCGTCGTGGTGTGCGACCGCGTCGCGTCGTTCGGCGCGTTCGGCTCGCCCACTTTTATGGAGGTGCGGAGCGCGCTCTACGAGGTCCCCGATAGGCCGTTGGCCATAAACTACATCTACGGCCTCGGCGGCCGCGACACCGGCCCCGACCTCCTCGAGCAAGCGTTTGAAGAGGGCCTCCGCGTAGCCCAAACCGGCAAAATCGAACAGCACGTGGGCTACCTCGGCGTACGTTAAGGGACTGCAGTCGGAACTCTTAAGGAGTGTATAGATGACTACGCTTAAGGAATTATCTCACCGCGAAGAACGCTTTACCGGCGGCCACCGGCTGTGCGCGGGCTGCGGCGCCGCCATCGTCGCCCGGCAAGTCCTGCTCGCCGCCGACGGGCCGGTAGTAATCGGCAACGCCACCGGCTGCCTGGAAGTCGCGACGACCCTTTATCCGTACTCGTCGTGGAAAGTCCCCTGGATCCACAACGCGTTCGAAAACGTCGCCGCGACTATTTCGGGCGTGGAGACGGCCTACCGCGTATTCAAACAACAAGGCAAGCTGGCCAAGGATTTCCATTTCGTCGCTTTCGGCGGTGACGGCGGCACGTACGATATTGGCCTGCAGGCGTTATCGGGTGCGCTCGAGCGCGGCCATAAGATGCTCTACGTCTGCTACGACAACCAGGCCTACATGAACACCGGCATTCAGCGCTCCGGCGCCACGCCCAAGGGCGCTTCTACCACCACCGCCCCGCACGGTAAATTAATCCCGGGTAAAATCCAACGCCGTAAAGACCTCACCGCCATCGTCGCGGCGCACCACATCCCGTACGCGGCGCAGGCCGCGCCCCACGCCTTCATGGACCTGGTGCGTAAGGTCGAGAAAGCGCTCGCCGCCGACGGCCCCTCCTTCATCAACGTCCTCTCGCCCTGCCATCGCGGTTGGCGCCACGCCCCCGAGGAAACGCTCGAGGTAACCCGCATCGCCGCCAACACCTGCTTCTGGCCGCTTTACGAAATAGTCGACGACCAGTGGAAGCTTACCTATAAACCCCGGAAAAAATTGCCCGTCGAGGATTGGTTGAAGTTCCAGGGCCGTTTCAAGCACCTTTTCGACGACGGCGGCCACCCCAAGCTCGTCGCCGAGATCCAGGCCGACGTCGACCGCGACTGGGAGGACCTCCTCATACGCTGCGGCGAGTTGCCGCCGCGCGAGTGCCGCGACGAAAAGGCGAAGGAATAGCAACCGCTAAAATCAGGCCTACGCGAAAGCCGTCCACGAGGGCGGCTTTTTTACCCCGAAAAACACGATAATAACGGGTCGAAGGCCCGATAACGCGTAACGGCACCGTTTTCCGGTATAACTTGTCTTGGGCAACTTTTTTTGGTAAAATAACGTAATTTACTAAAAAGAGTTATAATACATATTATGAAGGCCGTTACGTTCATATCCGCGCTTCTTGTGGTCGCCGCCGGCGCGCACGCCTCGGAGCTTACGCTCGAGGAGGCGATAGACTTCGCGCTCGCCCGGAGCCCGGCGGCCGCGGCGGCGGAGGCCGCGTACCTGTACGGCCGAGCCGACCTCTACCAGGGATGGGGCGGCGTCCTCCCCGCGGCGAACTTGTCCTACTCCGGCTCGCGTTACTTCGACCGCGAGGCGTTCCGCGTGGGCGGCTACGAAATACCCGGCTACAGGCCGCCCATACATTATTACTACGCCCAGGGCCGGTTGGACCAACCGTTGTTCGCCGGCGGCAGGTTGATATGGGGCGTCATGTCGGGGCGGGCGTCGGCTCGAGCCGGCAAGGCCGCCCGCGTTGAACAGCGCCAATCGCTGGTCGTCGAAATCGCCCGCGCCTATCTGGCCGTATTAAAAGCGCAGGGTTTGAAAAACGTCGCCGACACTTCGCTCGAGGCCGGCCGCAATAACGAGGAGCTCGCGTCGGCCCAATACGAGTCCGAGGCGATCTCGCGGGCGGAATACCTCAAGGCCGTCGTCCGGCGGGGCGTAGACGAAACGGCGTCGATCGCCGCGGAAGCGGCCGTCGAAACCGCGCGGCTGGCTTTCTTCAACGCCGCCGGTATGGAACCGGACGACAACCTCACCTTCGCCGAAGTCGAGGGTTTCGAACCGCGGGAATTACCCTCCCCGGCCGAGCTGACCGAGCAAGCCATGGCCCGCCGCCCGGACGTGACCAGAACGAACGCCGAAAAGCGCGTCGCCGACCTCGGCGTACGGTCCGCCCGGGCGGGGTGGTTCCCCTCGCTGGCGGCGTCCGCCATCTACGCCTGGAACGACGTCAACTCCCCCTCCCGCGAAACATGGAACGACTTCGACGAGTGGACCGTGGGCGCGACCGCGTCGTGGGACCTATTCGACGGTTTTTCGACCAAAGCCAACGTAGACCGCGCCCGGGCCGCGGCGGCGACCGTCCGCGTGGCGCACGACCGACTACGCGACGCCGTGGCGTTGGACGTTACAACGGCCTACTACGAATACAAGAAGCAAGCCGAGACGGTCACTGTAGCGGAGAAGACCGCGGCCGCCGCGGAAGAGGAATTCACCATCGTCCAAGAACTTTACGCGCTCGGCGGCGCCTCCACCCTCGAGCTGACCGACGCCCAGGCCCGGTTCGTCGAAGCCCAAAACGCTTTCGTCGAAGCGAAATACGACTTCCTCATCGCCGACTTCGACCTGAAGCGCGCGTTGGGCCAACTGAAATATTAGCGGCGTTTTACCGTTCGTTCACGGCCTACGGCCCTTTTAATCCTTCGACCCGACGTAGGCTGCGGGCCTCAACCGGGGGCCGGCGGACGCCGTATCAATTCGCGCCCTAAGGGGTACTCGAGATGAAACGCCAAATCCGTATGACCAAAGTGCGGTGGGCCCTGGTAGTTATAATATGGCTCATATTAATCTCGTGCCCGCTGCTCGTCACCAACTCCAAACGCCAACAGGTCCCCCCCGTCCGGGTGGATACCGTCACGAGCGCGGACATCACGTCGTACGTATCCGGCCCGGCTACCGTCGACCCCCGCGTGAGCGTCGACATCTCGGCCAACATCATGGGCAAGGTGACGAAGATTTTCGTCGAAGAAGGCGAACGGGTAGCCAAAGGCGATATCCTGTTGGAGCTCGAGCAAACGCAATACCGCGCCACCCGCGACGAGGCGGGCGCGGCCTACCGGAGCGCCGTCCGCAGCCTGGAGCTCACCGCAACGAAATGGAACACGGCCCGGGAAGTCTTCGACCGCAAGCAGAAACTATACGACAAGCATCTCATATCGCGCGAACAGTACGACCTCGCCAACACCCAATTCGAAGCCGAACGGACCGAACACGAGCTGGCTCGAGACAACGTCGTACGGGCGCGGGCCTTTTTGGTTCAGGCCAAAGATTCGCTCGATAAAACGATCTACACCTCTCCCCTCGACGGCGTCGTAACGGCGCTCAACGTCGAGGAGGGCGAGTTCACCGTCGTGGGCACGCTCAACACGCCCGGCACGGTAATGGTCACGGTGGCGGACCTGGCCGCCATGCAGGTCGTGGCCGACGTCGACGAAACCGACGTCGTCAACGTCGAGCTGGGGCACCCGTCCTCGGTAACTATAGACGCCTTCCCGAACGAAATATACCGGGGAGAAGTCATCGAGATCGCCTCCAGCGCCAAGGAATCGGTGTTCACTACCACCGACGAAAAGACCTCCGCCGATTTCGAAGTCAAAGTCTTACTCGCCGGCGATACGTCGGCGCTCCGCCCGGGGATGACCGCGACCGCGGACGTCATTACGGCCGAGGCCGAAGGCGTAACCGCCATCCCCATCCAAGCGCTCGTTACGCGCACCCGCGAAACCGTTACGGAGTGGGAGGAGGCGCGCGCCGGAAAAAGCGGCGACCGCGAGAAACCCAAGGAAAAAGCCAAGCCGCAATCGGACTTATTCCGCACCGACTACGTGAAAGGCGTCTTCGTTTTCGACGACGAGAAGCCGTTCGTAAAGCGGGCCCGCTTCGTCCGCGTGGAAGCGGGCATTATGGGCGACCGGTACGTGGAAATCAAGAAGGGCCTAAAAGGCGGCGAGACTATCATCGTCGGCCCGTACAAAACGCTGCGCCGCCTGAACGACGGCGACCTGGTCCGGCTGGAGAAGAAGGAGCCGACGGAAGAAGAGCAAACGTAATGGCCGAGCCGCTCATAAAATTACGCGACATAGTTAAAATTTACCACATGGGCGGCGAAGACGTCGTCGCGCTTAAAGACATTAACTTCGACGTCCGGCGAGGAGAATACGCCGCCATTATGGGGCCGTCGGGCTCCGGCAAATCGACGTTGATGAACATCATCGGCTGTCTCGACGTCCCGACCGGCGGCTCCTACCACTTGAACGGCCAGGAGGTGGCGGCGGCCACCGAAGACGAACTGGCCGCCATCCGCAACCGCGAAATAGGCTTCGTCTTCCAGACGTTCAACCTCCTCCCCCGCGCCACCGCGGCCAAAAACGTCGAGCTCCCGCTGATATACGCCGGCATCCCGCCCGAGGAACGCCGCCGACGCGCCGCCGAGGTCCTGGAGGCGGTGGGGCTCGCGAAACGCGGCCACCACAAACCGAACGAAATGTCGGGGGGAGAACGGCAGCGCGTCGCCATCGCCCGGGCGCTCGTCAACCGCCCCTCGGTCGTGCTGGCGGACGAGCCCACCGGAAACCTCGATACCAAGATAGGCGACGAAATACTGGCCGTGTTTCAACACATAAACGACGAAGGCAAGACGGTCATAGTCGTAACGCACGACCCCGACGTCGCGGCCAAAGCCCGAAGCACCATCGTACTGCGTGACGGCCAGATCGTCGACCGGGTGAACAAGAAAACGAAAAAGCCGCGAGGGCTTCGCGGCGGCTAAGCGGCAATCGGGGGGCTTAATATATTTCGGCCGGGACGCCGGCCTCCTCGCACACGCGGCGCGCTATGGCCGCGAGCCGCTCGCGGGGGACCATCTGAACGCCGGGCCGCGCTACGGGACGGTCGGTAGTATAGACCTGGACCGCCGACGGCTTCACCGCCGCTACCGCGCTTACGTAATCGGCCACCGCGCCGTCGTCGGCGTTTCCCGCGTCGCCGGCGACGAAGCAAGATTGGACCGTAAAATTATCCAAAGCGGCGAGCCCTTCCAAAATAGCGTCGAACGATACGCCGGCCGCCGGCACGTTGACCGCGGCGAAGAGCTCCGCCGAGCCGGCGTCCAACTTCATGATGGGCGCGTCCAACGAAGCGAGGGCGGCCCGTATCTCCGGGCGGTCGACGGTACTGGAGTTCGAGAGCGCCGCCAGCTTCGCCGTGGGGCACAGCTCGTCGCGGACCGCCCGCACGGCCTCGACCGTCGCCGGGAATTCGGGGTGCAGCGTAGGCTCGCCGTTCCCGGAGAAAGTTACGTAATTCGGGGCCGGAATCGACCCGAGCGCGTCGCGGAGAGCGCCGGCGATTTCCGCGGCGGGCGGCAGCATATGGTTGAAACCCCTGCTCGAGGGAACGTGGTACGTCGTCGGGCCGTACTGGCAGTATATGCAATCGAACGAACAGATCTTCGCGACCGTGGGCGATACGTTTATGCCCAACGAGGGCCCCAGCCGTCGAGACGCGATGGGCCCGTAGATCACCGTTTTTTGAAGCTCTAGATAAGACATCGCGCCATCATAAAATAAATACTACCTTTAGACAACAACAAATAATAAGAGGTGTCTCCCGAGATGGCGGAGTGCAAGGTGAACGACAACCTGGTTTCTTGTAATTGCACGTACGAGCCGTGTAGCAGGAAAGGCCGCTGTTGCGACTGCATTTCGTACCACCGCGCGGCGGGGGAATTGCCCGCGTGCTGCTTCGACGCCGCCGCGGAGAAGAAGTACGACCGGTCCGTCGGCCATTTCGTCCGGTGCCAAACCCGCTAGCGAAAAACCGTTGACGGCCGGCGCGGCATAGCTTATATTTTCTGGAAGGGAGCCGTCCGGCACAAGCGCCTTTGGGTAGCGCGGAATCATGAAACTATCCATCATCATCCCGGTTTTCAACGAAGAAGCCAC
This region of bacterium genomic DNA includes:
- a CDS encoding transketolase C-terminal domain-containing protein, with product MPLTGNDASAFAMKQVNPDVVAAYPITPQTELMQTFAQYVADGDVDTALITVESEHSAMSACIGAAAAGARTMTATSANGFALMWEVLYIAASLRLPITMAVVNRALSGPINIHCDHSDSMGGRDAGWIQIYAENPQEAYDLWLIGIKAAENHDVLLPAMVMYDGFIISHTMEVVETLTEDVIRDYIGPYKPAYALLLDEKPFTVGPLDFHDYYFEHKRQELEGMEQAPAALAAAAAEYEKLSGRRYGPVETYRADDADVIMVALGSTAGTARYVVDVLREQGKSVGLMKLRTFRPFPHREVADALGKTKCVVVCDRVASFGAFGSPTFMEVRSALYEVPDRPLAINYIYGLGGRDTGPDLLEQAFEEGLRVAQTGKIEQHVGYLGVR
- the recR gene encoding recombination mediator RecR, whose product is MARQSKLIDMLVNELTKMPGVGRKTAQRLTFFLLKAPEGYVENLARLLNEVREHVNPCRECGNLTEGERCNVCADDTRNRRLICVVEEPSHINLVERTGEFNGVYHVLMGVISPLEGIGPDQLRMAELVSRTQSHQAVEVIVATDPDVEGDTTAYYIAKLLSPLDVKVTRIARGLPVGGDLDFADEVTLAKAIAGRQEIGK
- a CDS encoding TolC family protein, whose translation is MKAVTFISALLVVAAGAHASELTLEEAIDFALARSPAAAAAEAAYLYGRADLYQGWGGVLPAANLSYSGSRYFDREAFRVGGYEIPGYRPPIHYYYAQGRLDQPLFAGGRLIWGVMSGRASARAGKAARVEQRQSLVVEIARAYLAVLKAQGLKNVADTSLEAGRNNEELASAQYESEAISRAEYLKAVVRRGVDETASIAAEAAVETARLAFFNAAGMEPDDNLTFAEVEGFEPRELPSPAELTEQAMARRPDVTRTNAEKRVADLGVRSARAGWFPSLAASAIYAWNDVNSPSRETWNDFDEWTVGATASWDLFDGFSTKANVDRARAAAATVRVAHDRLRDAVALDVTTAYYEYKKQAETVTVAEKTAAAAEEEFTIVQELYALGGASTLELTDAQARFVEAQNAFVEAKYDFLIADFDLKRALGQLKY
- a CDS encoding 2-oxoacid:acceptor oxidoreductase family protein — translated: MPDKIVEIRWHGRGGQGVKTAAMLFAEAAYEGGKYVQGFSDYGPERSGAPIQGFTRLSDGRIYLHNFITEPDVVVVLDPSLLGTVAVTEGLKKGGKVLVNSSHDPAELAAQLGVDKEQVFVVDAKKISLETMGRDMPNSPMMGALVKVVGLVELPWVNETFEKKFGAKSEKIVADNVAAVKRAYDEVRGAAS
- a CDS encoding PLP-dependent aspartate aminotransferase family protein, whose amino-acid sequence is MKRPKFHTRAARGTAPVDDDTGALSVPIYQTASFAFPFGDAGRALVAGETEGYFYSRFANPATAVFERDVAALEGAEAALAFNSGMAAIATTILAHVGAGDHLVTQRQLYGGTAIFFAEQLPRFGVELTYLEHPDGSAVTAAIRPATKLVYLETPSNPLLNVVDIEDTSRAAARAGVPTVFDNTFATPYLQRPLELGATFVVHSATKYFGGHDVIAGVLAGPADRLHEIRKTLYKDLGVAPAPATSYQFIRGLKTMPLRMDRHCANAQAIAEFLATHGKVQKVYYPGLPCHPGHELARRQMSKFGGILAFELADGEAARRFLGALELCIFAVSLGDPLTLVQHPPGVTHGVFEAERASGAGMAPGFVRISAGLEDAEDVIADLAQALDKA
- a CDS encoding thiamine pyrophosphate-dependent enzyme, producing MTTLKELSHREERFTGGHRLCAGCGAAIVARQVLLAADGPVVIGNATGCLEVATTLYPYSSWKVPWIHNAFENVAATISGVETAYRVFKQQGKLAKDFHFVAFGGDGGTYDIGLQALSGALERGHKMLYVCYDNQAYMNTGIQRSGATPKGASTTTAPHGKLIPGKIQRRKDLTAIVAAHHIPYAAQAAPHAFMDLVRKVEKALAADGPSFINVLSPCHRGWRHAPEETLEVTRIAANTCFWPLYEIVDDQWKLTYKPRKKLPVEDWLKFQGRFKHLFDDGGHPKLVAEIQADVDRDWEDLLIRCGELPPRECRDEKAKE
- a CDS encoding 4Fe-4S binding protein encodes the protein MEKKKGWKEVPLGGLITEAGNADEYETGSWRTFKPVLNPEACNNCLICWIFCPDTSIRIEDEKMVGFDYVHCKGCGICAAECPKKAIEMVLDEQK
- a CDS encoding efflux RND transporter periplasmic adaptor subunit, whose amino-acid sequence is MKRQIRMTKVRWALVVIIWLILISCPLLVTNSKRQQVPPVRVDTVTSADITSYVSGPATVDPRVSVDISANIMGKVTKIFVEEGERVAKGDILLELEQTQYRATRDEAGAAYRSAVRSLELTATKWNTAREVFDRKQKLYDKHLISREQYDLANTQFEAERTEHELARDNVVRARAFLVQAKDSLDKTIYTSPLDGVVTALNVEEGEFTVVGTLNTPGTVMVTVADLAAMQVVADVDETDVVNVELGHPSSVTIDAFPNEIYRGEVIEIASSAKESVFTTTDEKTSADFEVKVLLAGDTSALRPGMTATADVITAEAEGVTAIPIQALVTRTRETVTEWEEARAGKSGDREKPKEKAKPQSDLFRTDYVKGVFVFDDEKPFVKRARFVRVEAGIMGDRYVEIKKGLKGGETIIVGPYKTLRRLNDGDLVRLEKKEPTEEEQT